A window of Auraticoccus monumenti contains these coding sequences:
- a CDS encoding class I SAM-dependent methyltransferase, translating into MGLRQKVWHGCYELMARRIDRPEWAFMNYGFAPLGASTPRTLEPEDELDRFCIQLYDRTVTADLTGLDVLEVGCGRGGGVSFLSRYRGPRSTTGVDLSAAAVDLCTRDRRGPGLRFAVGDAQDLPFPDASFDVVVSVESSHCYDSVPTFLAEVRRVLRPGGRFFWADLRPAADVARTRAQLQGSGMVVEDEQEITAEVVHALDLDSERKLGLVRAWVPRLAHPLFARFAALEGSRSHRAFQERRTRYLTASLSVPAAAAPSEEGLR; encoded by the coding sequence ATGGGGCTGCGGCAGAAGGTCTGGCACGGGTGCTACGAGCTGATGGCCCGGCGCATCGACCGGCCCGAGTGGGCCTTCATGAACTACGGGTTCGCACCCCTGGGTGCCAGCACCCCGCGCACGCTGGAGCCGGAGGACGAGCTCGACCGGTTCTGCATCCAGCTCTACGACCGGACCGTCACCGCCGACCTGACGGGGCTCGACGTCCTGGAGGTCGGCTGCGGCCGTGGTGGCGGCGTCAGCTTCCTGAGCCGCTACCGGGGCCCGCGGTCCACGACCGGGGTCGACCTGTCCGCCGCGGCCGTCGACCTCTGCACCCGGGACCGCCGTGGTCCCGGGCTGCGGTTCGCCGTCGGGGACGCCCAGGACCTGCCCTTCCCCGACGCCTCGTTCGACGTCGTGGTGAGCGTCGAGTCCTCGCACTGCTACGACTCGGTGCCGACGTTCCTGGCGGAGGTGCGTCGGGTGCTGCGTCCCGGTGGCCGCTTCTTCTGGGCCGACCTGCGTCCGGCGGCCGACGTCGCGCGGACCCGGGCGCAGCTGCAGGGCTCGGGCATGGTCGTCGAGGACGAGCAGGAGATCACCGCCGAGGTGGTGCACGCCCTCGACCTGGACAGCGAGCGGAAGCTGGGTCTGGTCCGGGCCTGGGTGCCGCGGCTGGCCCACCCCCTCTTCGCGCGGTTCGCGGCGCTGGAGGGCAGCCGCAGCCACCGCGCCTTCCAGGAGCGGCGGACCCGCTACCTCACGGCGTCGCTGTCCGTCCCTGCCGCTGCGGCACCCTCCGAGGAGGGCCTGCGGTGA
- a CDS encoding oxidoreductase, with translation MAASSAADVPPAAGRTVVVTGANSGIGRVTARVLAERGARVVLAVRDLAKGREAASTMAGDVVVRRLDLADLSSVARFVAELTEPVDVLINNAGLSLPPLSRTVDGFELQLGTNHLGHFALTNLLLPQIRGRVVTVSSQAHRLGSLDLTDLNWERRPYRANPAYGQSKLANLLFTAELQRRLGETGSPVIATAAHPGISVTNLFRPQQDTLRARLGGAVLRLVAQSEEEGARPVLHAATADVPGNSYLGPNGFMEIRGAPTLVGRAARARDLGVARRLWEVSEELTGTTFPRRHPSSTS, from the coding sequence ATGGCGGCGTCCTCCGCGGCGGACGTCCCTCCCGCCGCAGGACGCACCGTCGTCGTCACCGGCGCGAACAGCGGCATCGGTCGCGTCACCGCGCGCGTGCTCGCCGAGCGGGGCGCGCGCGTGGTGCTCGCGGTGCGTGACCTCGCCAAGGGCCGCGAGGCGGCGTCGACGATGGCGGGGGACGTCGTGGTCCGCCGGCTGGACCTCGCCGACCTCTCCTCGGTGGCCCGGTTCGTGGCGGAGCTGACGGAGCCGGTCGACGTGCTGATCAACAACGCCGGTCTGTCGCTCCCGCCCCTCTCCCGCACGGTCGACGGCTTCGAGCTGCAGCTCGGCACCAACCACCTCGGGCACTTCGCGCTGACGAACCTGCTGCTGCCCCAGATCCGGGGTCGGGTGGTGACCGTGTCCTCGCAGGCCCACCGGCTCGGCTCCCTCGACCTCACCGACCTCAACTGGGAACGGAGGCCCTACCGCGCGAACCCGGCGTACGGGCAGTCGAAGCTGGCCAACCTCCTGTTCACCGCCGAGCTCCAGCGGCGACTCGGCGAGACCGGGTCGCCGGTCATCGCCACCGCGGCGCACCCCGGGATCTCGGTCACGAACCTGTTCCGACCCCAGCAGGACACCCTCCGGGCACGCCTGGGCGGGGCCGTGCTCAGGTTGGTCGCCCAAAGCGAGGAGGAGGGGGCCCGCCCGGTGCTCCACGCCGCCACCGCCGACGTCCCCGGCAACAGCTACCTGGGCCCGAACGGGTTCATGGAGATCCGGGGTGCGCCCACCCTGGTCGGTCGGGCCGCCAGGGCCCGGGACCTCGGAGTGGCGCGACGGCTGTGGGAGGTCTCGGAGGAGCTGACCGGCACGACCTTCCCACGTCGGCACCCCTCGTCGACGTCCTGA
- a CDS encoding nuclear transport factor 2 family protein produces the protein MDRAEITDVQLRYATGTDSHDWELFRSCFTDEVEVDFSAGFGQPATRLAADDWVAGTAPRMESFTATQHMITNQVITFHDEDHATGVAYVRASHHLPNPTGDSDSVVHGYYTNRFQRTPEGWRMSAVRLTPVWMTGNFGVFQDAVGAGAAAQPSVPRTDVVG, from the coding sequence ATGGACCGCGCTGAGATCACCGACGTCCAGCTCCGCTACGCCACGGGGACGGACTCCCACGACTGGGAGCTCTTCCGCAGCTGCTTCACCGACGAGGTGGAGGTCGACTTCAGCGCCGGGTTCGGTCAGCCCGCCACCCGTCTCGCGGCCGACGACTGGGTCGCGGGGACCGCGCCACGGATGGAGTCCTTCACCGCGACCCAGCACATGATCACCAACCAGGTCATCACGTTCCACGACGAGGACCACGCCACCGGCGTCGCCTACGTGCGAGCCAGTCACCACCTCCCCAACCCCACCGGGGACAGCGACTCGGTCGTGCACGGCTACTACACGAACCGGTTCCAGCGCACCCCGGAGGGATGGCGGATGAGTGCGGTGAGGCTGACTCCGGTGTGGATGACCGGCAACTTCGGGGTCTTCCAGGACGCGGTCGGCGCCGGAGCCGCTGCGCAGCCGTCGGTCCCCCGCACCGACGTGGTCGGCTGA
- a CDS encoding TetR/AcrR family transcriptional regulator, with protein sequence MRAASELLDEGGPEAVTLRAVGARAGVSRGAPYGHFEDKSHLLTQLAVDAWSTMADAVERLRSDAGSDPGTRLERALLTLIGLGRRQPHLYALMFSTPAGDPEAVAAASRLHDQFLAVVADLVGESDAPRYGALLMSSAHGIAGLELSGHLAKEAWDVDGEQLVRMLVDAIGSAVGR encoded by the coding sequence GTGCGAGCGGCCTCCGAGCTGCTGGACGAGGGGGGACCGGAGGCGGTGACGCTGCGCGCGGTGGGGGCTCGCGCCGGGGTGTCGCGGGGTGCCCCGTACGGGCACTTCGAGGACAAGTCCCACCTGCTGACCCAGCTCGCCGTGGACGCCTGGAGCACGATGGCCGACGCCGTGGAGCGTCTGCGGTCAGACGCCGGTTCGGACCCGGGCACGCGACTCGAGCGGGCTCTGCTCACCCTCATCGGGCTCGGGCGTCGGCAACCGCACCTGTACGCGCTGATGTTCAGCACCCCGGCCGGCGACCCGGAGGCCGTCGCCGCCGCCAGCCGCCTGCACGACCAGTTCCTCGCTGTCGTCGCCGACCTGGTCGGGGAGTCCGACGCTCCTCGCTACGGCGCGCTGCTGATGTCGAGCGCCCACGGGATCGCGGGACTCGAGCTCAGCGGTCACCTGGCGAAGGAGGCGTGGGACGTCGACGGGGAGCAGCTCGTCCGGATGCTCGTCGACGCGATCGGGTCCGCGGTGGGTCGCTGA
- a CDS encoding alpha/beta hydrolase family protein, with amino-acid sequence MPTHRQQTIAIKPISVPSDDRPVELEVKVTAPTRGSDLPVIVFSHGNAWSMDGYEPLVDRWAAAGFVVVQPTHLDSRRIGIGLDDPRFGTIWRVRIADLHAVLDHLGDVLEEAGLSERTDRSRVALVGHSWGGQTVGALLGARVLDPAGDAGEDFSRDDIGAGVLIAVTGTGDSLTPFALENLPFMRPGYPTMTTPALVIAGDEDRSRMSTRGPDWFLDAYHLSPAPKTLVVVPGGEHTLGGIAGEAVSETTDPDPARVALVADAVSAYLLDTLDVDDRAWARFAADVGSGQTALVEHKG; translated from the coding sequence ATGCCCACTCACCGCCAGCAGACGATCGCGATCAAGCCGATCAGCGTCCCCTCCGACGACCGACCCGTGGAGCTCGAGGTCAAGGTGACCGCTCCCACCCGGGGCAGCGACCTCCCGGTCATCGTCTTCTCCCACGGCAACGCGTGGTCGATGGACGGCTACGAGCCCCTGGTCGACCGCTGGGCCGCCGCCGGTTTCGTCGTCGTGCAGCCCACCCACCTCGACTCGCGCCGGATCGGCATCGGGCTCGACGACCCCCGGTTTGGGACCATCTGGCGGGTCCGGATCGCCGACCTCCACGCCGTGCTCGACCACCTCGGCGACGTGCTCGAGGAGGCCGGGCTCTCCGAGCGGACCGACCGCTCGCGGGTCGCGCTGGTGGGGCACTCGTGGGGTGGTCAGACCGTCGGTGCGCTGCTCGGTGCCCGGGTCCTCGACCCCGCGGGCGATGCCGGCGAGGACTTCTCCCGGGACGACATCGGGGCCGGCGTCCTGATCGCCGTGACCGGGACCGGGGACTCCCTGACCCCGTTCGCGCTCGAGAACCTGCCCTTCATGAGGCCGGGCTACCCGACGATGACGACCCCTGCCCTCGTCATCGCCGGCGACGAGGACCGGTCCAGGATGTCCACCCGCGGACCGGACTGGTTCCTCGACGCCTACCACCTGAGCCCCGCACCGAAGACCCTCGTGGTCGTCCCGGGCGGCGAGCACACGCTCGGCGGCATCGCCGGAGAGGCGGTCAGCGAGACCACCGACCCCGATCCTGCTCGCGTCGCCCTCGTGGCCGACGCCGTCAGCGCCTACCTCCTCGACACCCTCGACGTCGACGACCGGGCGTGGGCCCGGTTCGCCGCGGACGTCGGCTCCGGACAGACGGCGCTCGTGGAGCACAAGGGCTGA
- a CDS encoding TetR/AcrR family transcriptional regulator, with protein sequence MPRPTGARDAGAQRTRQALLAAAAEVFVELGVHGPIRDIAGRAQVGLGTVYRHFPSRADLVVAVYRHQIDECAALAVELADSPEPDRALSRWIEAFVEFLVTKHGLGAALQSDDAAFESLHTLMLDTLVPACGLLVDAAADRGRLDPEVTAYALMRAVGNLCILGPGYVREDARAMVARLLAGCQLTRP encoded by the coding sequence GTGCCCCGACCCACCGGTGCCCGTGATGCGGGCGCTCAGCGCACCCGGCAGGCCCTCCTGGCGGCTGCGGCGGAGGTCTTCGTGGAGCTGGGGGTGCACGGGCCCATCCGTGACATCGCCGGACGTGCCCAGGTGGGCCTCGGGACGGTGTACCGCCACTTCCCCAGCCGGGCCGACCTGGTGGTCGCCGTCTACCGCCACCAGATCGACGAGTGCGCCGCGCTGGCGGTGGAGCTGGCGGACTCACCCGAACCCGACCGGGCCCTGTCCCGGTGGATCGAGGCATTCGTCGAGTTCCTGGTCACCAAGCACGGACTGGGAGCGGCCCTGCAGTCCGACGACGCCGCCTTCGAGAGCCTGCACACCCTGATGCTCGACACGCTCGTGCCGGCGTGCGGGCTCCTGGTCGACGCCGCCGCGGACCGGGGACGGCTGGATCCTGAGGTGACCGCGTACGCGTTGATGCGTGCCGTCGGCAACCTCTGCATCCTGGGGCCCGGCTACGTGCGCGAGGACGCGCGGGCGATGGTGGCGCGGCTGCTCGCCGGCTGCCAGCTCACCCGCCCGTAG